From the genome of Triticum aestivum cultivar Chinese Spring chromosome 3B, IWGSC CS RefSeq v2.1, whole genome shotgun sequence, one region includes:
- the LOC123071467 gene encoding actin-related protein 2, translated as MVWDRCWIIFEKNNIHQSRGLNQKPNTPSGGWRGRTARMESNKVVVCDNGTGYVKCGFAGENFPTSVFPCVVGRPLLRYEESLQEQELTDIVVGAACADLRHQLDVSYPVTNGIVQNWDDMGHIWDHAFYSELKVDPSECKILLTDPPLNPVKNREQMIETMFEKYNFSGVFIQIQAVLSLYAQGLLTGLVIDSGDGVTHVVPVVDGYSYPHLTKRMNVAGRHITSYLVDLLSRRGYAMNKSADFETVREIKEKLCYISYDYKREYQLGLETTILVKSYTLPDGRVIKVGTERFQAPEALFTPELIDVEGDGLADMAFHCIQEMDIDNRMTLYQHIVLSGGSTMYPGLPSRLEKEILDRCLDVVLKGNKDGLKKLRLRIEDPPRRKHMVYLGGAVLAGIMKDAPEFWITKQEYQEEGVACLRKCGQA; from the exons ATGGTATGGGACAGGTGTTGGATCATTTTCGAAAAAAATAATATTCACCAATCGAGAGGCCTCAACCAAAAGCCGAACACACCCTCCGGAGGTTGGCGAGGGAGGACGGCTCGAATGGAGAGCAACAAGGTGGTGGTGTGCGACAACGGCACCGGG TATGTAAAGTGCGGCTTTGCGGGAGAAAACTTCCCTACATCTGTCTTTCCTTGTGTCGTTGGAAGGCCATTGCTTCGCTATGAGGAGTCACTCCAGGAGCAAGAATTGACA GATATTGTGGTTGGAGCTGCTTGCGCTGATTTAAGACATCAGCTTGATGTATCATATCCTGTCACAAATGGGATTGTTCAAAATTGGGATGATATGGGCCATATATGGGATCATGCATTTTATAGCGAGCTGAAG GTTGATCCATCCGAGTGTAAAATTTTACTGACAGATCCGCCACTCAATCCTGTGAAAAACCGTGAGCAAATG ATCGAGACAATGTTTGAGAAATACAACTTTTCTGGGGTCTTCATCCAGATCCAAGCAGTTCTTTCGCTATATGCTCAAG GCTTGCTGACTGGACTTGTCATAGATTCTGGTGATGGTGTCACCCATGTG GTGCCCGTGGTTGATGGATATTCTTATCCACATCTAACGAAAAGAATGAATGTAGCTGGAAGGCATATCACATCCTATCTTGTTGATCTACTCTCAAGAAGAGG GTATGCTATGAACAAATCTGCTGATTTTGAGACAGTAAGAGAAATAAAAGAGAAGCTATGCTATATAAG CTATGACTACAAACGTGAATACCAGCTAGGACTTGAAACCACAATTCTTGTTAAAAGTTACACT CTTCCAGATGGAAGAGTAATTAAAGTGGGCACTGAACGGTTTCAGGCTCCtgaggctctttttactcct GAACTCATAGATGTTGAAGGTGATGGGTTGGCAGATATGGCATTCCATTGCATTCAGGAAATGGACATTGACAACCGCATGACG CTTTACCAACATATCGTCCTTAGTGGAGGAAGTACCATGTATCCTGGTCTGCCAAGTCG GCTGGAAAAGGAAATTCTTGATCGCTGCCTCGACGTGGTTTTGAAGGGAAACAAGGATGGACTTAAG AAATTACGTCTGCGTATAGAGGATCCTCCACGGAGGAAGCATATGGTCTATCTAGGAGGTGCAGTACTTGCTGGAATTATGAAG GATGCGCCGGAATTCTGGATCACAAAGCAAGAGTATCAGGAAGAAGGTGTTGCCTGCCTGAGGAAGTGTGGACAAGCATAA